From one Streptomyces sp. 846.5 genomic stretch:
- a CDS encoding endonuclease/exonuclease/phosphatase family protein, with product MYDTKPSAPTTSRIRRAIRAGARPGPWKRGPVLAALALLVGLLMLLHAEIPNQWTGNLGSLVETFLPWFGLIVPVLLAGALWRRSASATVALLLPVAVWLNLFGGLLGDRSHPGGDLTVVEQNVNAGNPDPARTARDLAGSGADLLALVELSPQATGVYEQDLAKAYPYRTVQGTVGLWSRLPLSDTRPIDIMDYGSLAATKPVGTELAANRALRTTVTTDRGPLTVYVAHLGSVRVMPRGGFWTASRDIGAQALGRAVATDPSQRVVLLGDLNGTMDDRAFVGLTSQLRSVQVVAGDGFGFSWPADFPVARIDQILVRGVQPESSWVLSATGSDHLPVAAGINW from the coding sequence ATGTACGACACCAAGCCATCAGCGCCGACGACGAGCCGCATCCGCCGGGCGATACGCGCCGGCGCCAGGCCGGGGCCCTGGAAGCGCGGTCCGGTGCTCGCCGCGCTGGCGCTGCTGGTGGGGCTGCTCATGCTGCTGCACGCGGAGATTCCGAACCAGTGGACCGGGAACCTCGGCAGCCTGGTGGAGACCTTCCTGCCGTGGTTCGGCCTGATCGTCCCGGTGCTGCTGGCCGGGGCCCTGTGGCGCCGCTCCGCCTCCGCGACGGTCGCGCTGCTGCTGCCGGTCGCGGTGTGGCTGAACCTCTTCGGTGGGCTCCTCGGCGACAGGTCCCACCCGGGCGGCGACCTCACCGTGGTCGAGCAGAACGTCAACGCCGGCAACCCCGACCCGGCCCGTACCGCACGCGACCTGGCCGGCTCCGGTGCGGACCTGCTGGCCCTGGTGGAGCTGAGCCCGCAGGCCACGGGCGTGTACGAGCAGGACCTGGCGAAGGCGTACCCGTACCGCACGGTGCAGGGCACGGTCGGGCTCTGGAGCAGGCTGCCGCTGTCGGACACCCGGCCGATCGACATCATGGACTACGGGTCGCTGGCGGCCACCAAGCCGGTCGGCACAGAGCTGGCCGCGAACCGGGCGCTGCGCACCACGGTGACCACGGACCGCGGACCGCTGACGGTCTATGTGGCCCACCTGGGGTCCGTTCGGGTGATGCCCAGGGGAGGCTTCTGGACGGCCTCGCGGGACATCGGCGCGCAGGCGCTCGGCAGGGCCGTCGCCACCGATCCGAGCCAGCGGGTGGTGCTGCTCGGCGACCTGAACGGGACCATGGACGACCGCGCCTTCGTCGGCCTCACCTCGCAGCTGCGCTCGGTCCAGGTCGTGGCCGGTGACGGCTTCGGCTTCAGCTGGCCGGCGGATTTCCCGGTGGCGCGGATCGACCAGATCCTGGTCCGCGGCGTGCAGCCGGAGAGCTCGTGGGTACTGTCGGCCACTGGCAGCGACCATCTGCCGGTGGCGGCGGGAATCAACTGGTGA
- a CDS encoding ATP-dependent DNA ligase, producing MALPVRPPIEPMLAKSVAAVPTGGYLYEPKWDGFRCLVFRDGDDIELGSRGGKPLTRYFPELIASLAEALPPRCVLDGEIVVVQGSRLDFDRLSDRIHPAESRIRLLAEQTPATFVAFDELALDDEDLTGRPLAQRHEVLARLFAPHPQVRVSRSTQDVDLARTWFETFEGAGLDGVVAKRLDDAYRPGERAMVKIKHERTADVVVAGYRLHKSGPVVGSLMLGLYLDDGVLNYVGGASAFTMARRAELVDELAPLVLREGEEHPWTGEDDGGHRRPGTLNRWNAGKDRSFVALRPERVCEVRYDQLQADRFRHSARFLRWRPDRQPESCGYDQLDLPAAYDLAEVLG from the coding sequence ATGGCATTGCCGGTCAGACCCCCGATCGAGCCGATGCTCGCCAAGTCCGTGGCGGCCGTTCCGACCGGCGGGTACCTGTACGAACCCAAGTGGGACGGTTTCCGCTGCCTGGTGTTCCGCGACGGTGACGACATTGAGCTGGGCAGCCGCGGCGGCAAGCCGCTCACGCGCTACTTCCCGGAACTGATCGCCTCCCTGGCCGAGGCGCTGCCGCCGCGGTGCGTGCTGGACGGGGAGATCGTGGTGGTCCAGGGCAGCCGGCTCGACTTCGACCGGCTCTCCGACCGCATCCACCCGGCCGAGTCGCGGATCCGGCTGCTGGCCGAACAGACGCCGGCGACGTTCGTGGCCTTCGATGAGCTCGCGCTCGACGACGAGGATCTGACGGGTCGTCCGCTGGCCCAGCGGCACGAGGTGCTGGCGCGGCTGTTCGCACCGCACCCGCAGGTGCGCGTGTCGCGCTCCACCCAGGACGTCGACCTCGCCAGGACCTGGTTCGAGACCTTCGAGGGCGCCGGCCTCGACGGCGTGGTCGCCAAGCGGCTGGACGACGCCTACCGACCCGGCGAGCGCGCCATGGTCAAGATCAAGCACGAGCGCACGGCCGATGTCGTGGTCGCCGGGTACCGGCTGCACAAGAGCGGGCCGGTGGTCGGATCGCTGATGCTGGGTCTGTATCTGGACGACGGCGTGCTCAACTACGTCGGCGGCGCCAGCGCGTTCACCATGGCCCGGCGCGCCGAGCTGGTCGACGAGCTCGCGCCGCTGGTGCTGCGCGAGGGGGAGGAGCATCCCTGGACCGGCGAGGACGACGGCGGGCATCGGCGCCCCGGCACGCTCAACCGGTGGAACGCGGGCAAGGACAGGTCCTTTGTGGCGCTGCGTCCGGAGCGGGTGTGCGAGGTGCGCTACGACCAGTTGCAGGCGGACCGGTTCCGGCACAGCGCCCGGTTCCTGCGGTGGCGGCCGGACCGGCAGCCCGAGTCCTGCGGCTACGACCAGCTGGACCTGCCGGCCGCCTACGATCTCGCCGAGGTGCTCGGCTAG
- a CDS encoding LuxR family transcriptional regulator — translation MDELFGRSDECTELRAVLDRARRGMAAAVVLRGGPGSGKTALLDYVHHAADPEFEVMRFDAVESEAELSYAALHQLLLPHLERLSKIPELQRKVLSQVFGMEPSSAPPDRFLVALATLALVGTRSDPRPLLVMVDDAHWIDRESAEVLVFAARRLYADSAAMVFAARGTGDRTDQLADLPTLDVDSLAAESAAGLLESAVGTAVRPDVSARIVAGTGGNPLALIEVARELRPEQLTGEVPLPDPIPVGRALERGYLREAMALPARTRTLLLTAAADPTNSPILLWRTGSELGFDAGDIAPAEDRRLLVVGDRIRFRHPLIRSALYYGATLAARVDVHAALAAATGELGDVDQRAWHLAAAATGPDETVAAELERAAARTRDRGGWTSASSLLARAATLTPDPPNRARRLLQAAAAGVVGGSSGPAQTLLDEATALSDDPGHRGMALRVQARVHRLAGAPGEATADLLAAARTLGPVDMRLARDVLVEALVQATISACLAPRGATGLDVAEAVRSLPLPPELPVHAGDLMLEADTALHLEGLARATPLFQEAIAAAAAEPATAPEFFQTLAAACFHSVMIGGDVTLHELGRRMEQEAARQGSVIPMALALSYSALSELIAGNLAESERYFDQRAALEEARGGELHLGSMLIAAWRGQAEATAPLLESVAEQAARTGQGYQLVYRDYARCVLALSQGRYRDALVSLAPRMGESCQIKFAIVDLVEAAVRCGEDRRAAELCDLLAGLAERNPLPSLRGDLARAQALTCDRADQAEELFLTAIEHHENTRGPGHRARSHQLYGEWLRREKRTKEARRHLRTAYDLFDAMGADGYAARTAEELSATGAPVRPRETRRRGDELTAQEARVARLAAGGATNAEIAGQLYLSTHTVDYHLRKVFRKLDVHSRRALRERYGS, via the coding sequence GTGGATGAGCTGTTCGGGCGTAGCGACGAGTGCACCGAGCTGCGTGCGGTGCTCGACCGCGCCCGACGCGGTATGGCGGCGGCGGTGGTGCTGCGCGGCGGTCCGGGTTCGGGCAAGACCGCGCTGCTGGACTACGTCCACCACGCCGCCGACCCGGAGTTCGAGGTGATGCGGTTCGACGCCGTCGAATCGGAGGCTGAGCTCAGCTACGCCGCTCTGCACCAGCTGCTGCTGCCCCACCTGGAACGCCTTTCCAAGATCCCCGAACTGCAGCGCAAGGTCCTCAGCCAGGTCTTCGGCATGGAACCGTCGAGCGCGCCCCCGGACCGCTTCCTGGTCGCCCTGGCCACGCTCGCCCTGGTCGGCACCCGCAGTGACCCGCGGCCGCTGCTGGTCATGGTCGACGACGCCCACTGGATCGACCGGGAGTCCGCCGAGGTCCTGGTGTTCGCGGCCCGCCGGCTGTACGCGGACTCCGCCGCGATGGTGTTCGCCGCCCGCGGGACGGGCGACCGGACCGACCAGCTCGCCGACCTGCCCACGCTGGACGTCGACAGCCTCGCCGCCGAATCGGCTGCCGGGTTACTGGAATCGGCCGTGGGAACCGCGGTCCGCCCGGACGTCAGCGCGCGCATCGTGGCCGGCACCGGCGGCAACCCGCTGGCCCTCATCGAGGTGGCCCGGGAACTGCGACCCGAGCAGCTCACCGGCGAGGTCCCGCTCCCCGACCCGATCCCGGTCGGCCGCGCCCTGGAGCGCGGCTACCTGCGCGAGGCGATGGCGCTGCCGGCCCGGACCCGTACCCTGCTGCTGACCGCCGCGGCCGACCCCACCAACAGCCCCATCCTGTTGTGGCGGACCGGATCCGAGCTCGGCTTCGACGCCGGCGACATCGCCCCCGCCGAGGACCGCCGGCTCCTGGTCGTCGGCGACAGGATCAGGTTCCGCCACCCGCTGATCCGTTCGGCCCTCTACTACGGCGCCACGCTGGCCGCCCGGGTCGACGTCCATGCCGCGCTGGCCGCCGCCACGGGAGAGCTCGGCGACGTGGACCAGCGGGCCTGGCACCTGGCCGCGGCCGCCACCGGGCCCGACGAGACGGTGGCCGCGGAACTCGAGCGTGCCGCGGCGCGGACCCGGGACCGCGGCGGCTGGACCAGCGCGTCCAGCCTGCTCGCCCGGGCGGCGACCCTGACCCCCGACCCTCCGAATCGCGCTCGACGCCTGCTGCAGGCGGCAGCGGCCGGCGTCGTCGGCGGATCCTCCGGCCCCGCCCAGACCCTGCTGGACGAGGCCACCGCGCTGAGCGACGACCCCGGTCACCGGGGGATGGCCCTGCGGGTCCAGGCCCGGGTGCACCGACTGGCCGGGGCGCCGGGGGAGGCGACCGCCGACCTGCTGGCGGCCGCACGGACCTTGGGGCCGGTCGACATGCGCCTGGCCCGTGACGTCCTGGTCGAAGCACTGGTCCAGGCGACGATCAGCGCATGCCTCGCGCCCCGGGGCGCGACCGGCCTCGATGTCGCCGAGGCCGTCCGGTCCCTCCCGCTGCCTCCGGAACTTCCGGTGCACGCGGGCGACTTGATGCTCGAAGCGGACACCGCGCTGCACCTGGAGGGCCTGGCCCGGGCCACCCCGCTGTTCCAGGAGGCGATCGCGGCCGCGGCCGCCGAGCCGGCGACGGCTCCGGAGTTCTTCCAGACTCTGGCCGCGGCCTGCTTCCACTCGGTCATGATCGGCGGCGACGTCACCCTGCATGAACTCGGGCGCCGGATGGAACAGGAAGCCGCCCGGCAGGGCTCGGTGATCCCGATGGCTCTCGCGCTCAGCTACAGCGCGCTGTCCGAACTCATCGCGGGGAATCTGGCGGAGTCCGAGCGCTACTTCGACCAGCGTGCCGCCCTGGAGGAGGCCCGCGGCGGCGAACTCCACCTCGGGAGCATGCTCATCGCCGCCTGGCGCGGGCAGGCCGAGGCGACCGCCCCGCTGCTGGAATCGGTCGCGGAGCAGGCGGCCCGAACAGGCCAGGGATACCAACTGGTCTATCGCGACTACGCGCGCTGCGTGCTCGCGCTGAGCCAGGGACGTTACCGGGACGCCCTGGTGAGCCTCGCTCCCCGGATGGGAGAGAGCTGCCAGATCAAGTTCGCGATCGTGGATCTGGTCGAGGCGGCCGTCCGCTGCGGAGAGGACCGGCGGGCGGCGGAACTGTGCGACCTGCTTGCCGGCCTCGCGGAACGGAACCCACTGCCGAGCCTGCGCGGGGACCTCGCCCGCGCGCAGGCGCTGACCTGCGACCGGGCCGATCAGGCGGAGGAGCTTTTTCTTACCGCTATCGAGCACCACGAGAACACCCGTGGTCCGGGCCACCGCGCCCGTAGCCACCAGCTCTACGGGGAGTGGCTGCGACGGGAGAAGCGCACCAAGGAGGCCCGCCGGCACCTGCGGACCGCCTACGACCTCTTCGACGCCATGGGCGCCGACGGCTACGCAGCCCGCACCGCGGAGGAGTTGTCGGCCACCGGAGCCCCCGTTCGGCCGAGGGAGACCCGGCGGCGGGGCGACGAACTGACGGCCCAGGAGGCCCGCGTCGCACGGCTGGCAGCCGGCGGCGCCACCAATGCCGAGATCGCCGGGCAGCTGTACCTCAGTACCCACACCGTCGACTACCACCTGCGCAAGGTCTTCCGGAAACTCGACGTCCACTCCCGGCGCGCCCTGCGCGAGCGCTACGGCAGCTGA
- a CDS encoding PIN domain-containing protein, which yields MSEVAVVGDTGALLAYYFGDEPDHAACRIALKSVGHLVISPLVLAELDHLASTGVSPEAAMAVLDDIIDRQAVGRFEIPEVGLHLAAARVVLKRYRDLNIGLTDAVNVALAAEFRTNAIFTVDRRHFRAVRPLTDHPAFRLLPDDLD from the coding sequence GTGAGCGAGGTCGCCGTCGTCGGTGACACCGGGGCGCTGCTGGCCTACTACTTCGGCGATGAGCCGGACCATGCAGCCTGCCGGATCGCACTGAAGTCCGTGGGCCATCTGGTCATCTCGCCATTGGTCCTGGCCGAGTTGGACCATCTGGCATCCACCGGAGTGAGCCCCGAGGCCGCGATGGCCGTGCTCGACGACATCATCGACCGCCAGGCGGTGGGGCGGTTCGAAATCCCCGAGGTCGGCCTGCATCTGGCTGCCGCACGCGTCGTGCTCAAGCGGTACCGCGATCTCAATATCGGCCTCACCGACGCGGTCAACGTCGCCCTCGCTGCGGAGTTCCGCACGAATGCGATCTTCACCGTCGACCGCCGCCACTTCCGGGCCGTCCGCCCCCTCACCGACCACCCCGCCTTCCGACTGCTGCCGGACGACCTGGATTAG
- a CDS encoding tautomerase family protein, which translates to MPMIDVYAAKGLIKDRKSLAQELAQAIMRWEKVPAIPFFSDNTAAFVHELDADGFSTAGGSTDHVRVSVTTNAGALDREQQLGLVKEISELVASAAGDPSLAERTWVALNEAVPGGWGIGGHAYTNEEIIQHVRELLGKA; encoded by the coding sequence ATGCCCATGATCGATGTGTACGCCGCCAAGGGTCTGATCAAGGACCGCAAGTCCCTGGCCCAGGAGCTCGCCCAGGCGATCATGCGCTGGGAGAAGGTTCCAGCCATCCCGTTCTTCTCCGACAACACGGCCGCCTTCGTCCACGAACTCGACGCGGACGGCTTCTCCACCGCCGGCGGCAGCACCGACCACGTGCGGGTCAGCGTCACCACCAATGCCGGTGCGCTCGACCGGGAGCAGCAGCTCGGCCTGGTCAAGGAGATCTCGGAGCTGGTCGCTTCGGCCGCCGGCGACCCCTCCCTGGCCGAGCGGACCTGGGTCGCCCTGAACGAGGCGGTTCCGGGCGGCTGGGGCATCGGCGGCCATGCCTACACCAACGAGGAGATCATCCAGCACGTACGAGAGCTGCTGGGCAAGGCCTGA
- a CDS encoding type II toxin-antitoxin system prevent-host-death family antitoxin, which yields METTMRELNQQTARVIGAVERGETVTVTKDGRHVATLVPPSLAPPRYTFRTDPMGDELDDAPVLSGGGGRLVADRDELMRGFGK from the coding sequence ATGGAGACCACCATGCGCGAACTGAACCAGCAGACAGCCCGGGTCATAGGGGCGGTCGAGCGGGGGGAGACCGTGACGGTCACCAAGGACGGCCGCCATGTCGCGACCCTGGTCCCGCCGTCCCTCGCCCCGCCTCGCTACACCTTCCGAACGGACCCGATGGGCGACGAGCTCGACGACGCCCCGGTTCTCTCGGGTGGCGGAGGGCGGCTTGTCGCGGACCGGGACGAGCTGATGAGGGGATTCGGGAAGTGA
- the ligD gene encoding non-homologous end-joining DNA ligase, with amino-acid sequence MSSSEAFVTVAGRRVRISSPEKVCYPAVGVTKLELAEYYVAVAEGLLRGLAGRPIALHRFPGGLDGGSSFYTKHAPKGLPDWVQTAEVTFPSGRTGREVCVTEPATALWAVQMNALELHPWPVRREDTDHPDELRLDLDPQPGTGFAEAVEAATEARALLTELGMEPFVKTSGGRGLHLLVRIEPRWSFVDTRRAVIALARELERRRPELFTTSWWKEERGARIFADFNQMARDRMLAAAYSTRAEPNARVSMPVRWTDLPDVAPDDFTVRTVPALLASRGDAHESIDESPATLDALLEMAERDMRDRGLGDLPYPPEFPKMPGEPKRVQPSKARHEAD; translated from the coding sequence ATGAGCAGCAGCGAGGCCTTCGTCACGGTCGCCGGGCGTCGGGTACGCATCTCCTCGCCGGAGAAGGTCTGCTATCCGGCCGTCGGGGTCACCAAGCTCGAACTCGCCGAGTACTACGTCGCCGTCGCCGAAGGGCTGCTGCGCGGGCTCGCCGGGCGCCCGATCGCGCTGCACCGCTTCCCGGGCGGCCTCGACGGCGGCAGCTCGTTCTACACCAAGCACGCGCCCAAGGGCCTCCCCGACTGGGTGCAGACCGCGGAGGTGACCTTTCCGAGCGGGCGCACCGGCCGCGAGGTGTGCGTGACCGAGCCCGCGACGGCGCTGTGGGCGGTGCAGATGAACGCCCTGGAACTGCATCCGTGGCCGGTGCGCCGCGAGGACACCGACCACCCGGACGAGCTGCGCCTGGACCTCGACCCGCAGCCCGGCACCGGCTTCGCCGAGGCGGTCGAGGCCGCCACCGAGGCCCGGGCGCTGCTCACGGAGCTCGGCATGGAGCCGTTCGTGAAGACCTCCGGCGGACGCGGCCTGCACCTGCTGGTGCGGATCGAACCGCGCTGGTCGTTCGTCGACACCCGGCGCGCGGTCATCGCACTGGCGCGCGAACTCGAACGCCGCCGCCCCGAGCTGTTCACCACCTCCTGGTGGAAGGAGGAGCGCGGCGCGCGGATCTTCGCCGACTTCAACCAGATGGCCCGCGACCGGATGCTCGCCGCCGCCTACTCCACCCGCGCCGAGCCGAACGCCCGGGTCTCGATGCCGGTGCGCTGGACCGACCTTCCCGACGTCGCCCCGGACGACTTCACCGTGCGCACCGTCCCCGCGCTGCTCGCCTCACGCGGCGACGCCCACGAGTCCATCGACGAGTCGCCGGCCACCCTGGACGCGCTGCTGGAGATGGCCGAGCGGGACATGCGCGACCGCGGCCTCGGCGACCTTCCCTATCCGCCGGAATTCCCGAAGATGCCCGGCGAACCCAAGCGCGTCCAGCCGTCCAAGGCCCGCCACGAAGCGGACTAG
- a CDS encoding DUF1059 domain-containing protein: MRKIADCRDYPSVSGCTLTISGEEDEVVRAATEHAISVHEHTDSPELREQIRAMLKNEEVPQHA, from the coding sequence ATGCGCAAGATCGCCGATTGCCGCGACTACCCGAGCGTGAGCGGATGCACCCTGACCATCTCGGGCGAGGAGGACGAGGTCGTCCGCGCCGCCACCGAGCACGCCATCTCGGTGCACGAGCACACGGACTCCCCTGAGCTGCGCGAGCAGATCCGCGCCATGCTCAAGAACGAGGAGGTCCCGCAGCACGCCTGA
- a CDS encoding carbohydrate binding domain-containing protein, translating into MHRRSRNRALAALVAVALVPLGLGLLGRSAGAATTNLITNAGFETGTLSGWSCDAGTASVVTSPVHSGTHALSALPTGSADAQCTQTVAVLPNSTYTLSAYVEGPYVYLGANGGSSTWTPSATSWQQLSTTFTTGASTTSITVYLHGWYGQGSYQADDVVLTGPGGGSTPTPTPSASTSASASATPTATPTPTPTPTSTGGTGGTAAWHPNYLSIGSVYTPGSTVDAFFTTLKSHGKLPNYGYEYLIGGDFANWAATTTTMVTHSEQFGMTPVLVDYGMNGNIDGTSVDYTNMQSASWLTTYFQSLKSAAQAAQAAAPGKPVGWVIEPDMLGYLQQNYAAQYNNDAAQFPAATNAAYSSGVLASGTDPAFGNNLKGLVQAINYAVKKYDPTAFVGWQINTWGVRDALKDTDTLGWTAGQQSVVTNATQVANFAKTAGITYDADFAAFDQWGQDFGVLNDPNPAGDIRYLNAAHWSNYLLYAKTIRQSLGLPAVLWQLPTGHLNSTLTASPTYWNASGKFPNLDDVSANRDEDSAATFFYGDSFTSSGNNLAFYSSNPGADPKVTVSGSTVTWGSHLPEAAADGVVAILFGAGTGSGTYGVPEMVGSYQSAPSDYDYWVTRTQSYLAAPTPLP; encoded by the coding sequence GTGCATCGACGCAGCAGAAACCGAGCGCTTGCCGCGCTGGTCGCAGTCGCTCTCGTCCCGCTCGGTCTCGGTCTGCTGGGCCGCAGTGCAGGCGCTGCCACCACCAACCTGATCACCAATGCGGGGTTCGAGACCGGGACGCTGTCCGGCTGGAGCTGCGACGCCGGGACCGCCTCGGTGGTCACCTCTCCGGTGCACTCGGGGACGCATGCGCTGTCCGCACTGCCGACCGGCTCCGCGGACGCCCAGTGCACCCAGACCGTCGCGGTGCTGCCCAACTCGACCTACACGCTGTCGGCCTACGTCGAGGGCCCGTACGTCTACCTCGGCGCCAACGGCGGCAGCTCCACCTGGACGCCGTCCGCGACGAGTTGGCAGCAGCTCAGCACGACGTTCACCACCGGCGCGTCCACCACGTCGATCACGGTCTACCTGCACGGCTGGTACGGGCAGGGCAGCTACCAGGCCGACGACGTGGTGCTCACCGGTCCCGGCGGCGGATCGACCCCGACGCCGACGCCCAGCGCGAGCACCAGTGCCTCGGCGAGCGCCACGCCGACTGCCACCCCGACGCCGACCCCGACGCCCACCAGCACCGGCGGTACCGGCGGCACCGCCGCCTGGCACCCCAACTACCTGTCGATCGGGTCGGTCTACACGCCCGGGAGCACCGTCGACGCGTTCTTCACCACGCTCAAGTCGCACGGCAAGCTGCCGAACTACGGCTACGAGTACCTGATCGGCGGCGACTTCGCCAACTGGGCCGCCACCACGACCACCATGGTCACCCACTCCGAGCAGTTCGGGATGACCCCGGTCCTGGTCGACTACGGCATGAACGGCAACATCGACGGCACCAGCGTCGACTACACCAACATGCAGAGCGCGAGCTGGCTGACGACCTACTTCCAGTCGCTCAAGTCCGCCGCCCAGGCGGCGCAGGCCGCCGCGCCGGGCAAGCCGGTGGGCTGGGTGATCGAGCCGGACATGCTCGGTTACCTGCAGCAGAACTACGCGGCGCAGTACAACAACGACGCCGCCCAGTTCCCGGCCGCCACCAACGCCGCGTACTCCTCCGGGGTGCTGGCCAGCGGCACCGACCCGGCCTTCGGCAACAACCTCAAGGGCCTGGTCCAGGCGATCAACTACGCCGTCAAGAAGTACGATCCGACCGCCTTCGTCGGCTGGCAGATCAACACCTGGGGCGTCCGCGACGCCCTCAAGGACACCGACACCCTGGGCTGGACGGCAGGTCAGCAGTCGGTGGTCACCAACGCGACCCAGGTGGCCAACTTCGCCAAGACGGCGGGGATCACCTACGACGCCGACTTCGCGGCGTTCGACCAGTGGGGACAGGACTTCGGCGTCCTGAACGACCCGAACCCGGCCGGTGACATCCGCTACCTGAACGCCGCGCACTGGAGCAACTACCTGCTCTATGCGAAGACCATCCGCCAGTCCCTCGGCCTGCCGGCCGTGCTGTGGCAGCTGCCGACGGGCCACCTCAACTCGACCCTCACCGCCAGCCCGACCTACTGGAACGCCTCCGGGAAGTTCCCCAACCTGGACGACGTCTCGGCCAACCGGGACGAGGACTCGGCGGCCACCTTCTTCTACGGGGACTCGTTCACCAGCAGCGGCAACAACCTCGCCTTCTACAGCAGCAACCCGGGCGCCGACCCCAAGGTGACCGTCAGCGGATCCACCGTCACCTGGGGCTCGCACCTCCCGGAGGCCGCGGCGGACGGCGTGGTGGCCATCCTCTTCGGGGCCGGCACCGGCTCCGGGACCTACGGGGTGCCGGAGATGGTGGGCAGCTACCAGAGCGCTCCCAGCGACTACGACTACTGGGTCACCCGCACCCAGTCCTACCTGGCCGCACCGACCCCGCTGCCCTGA
- a CDS encoding response regulator transcription factor, with translation MRVLIVEDEPFLAEAIRDGLRLEAIAADIAGDGHTALELLDVNAYDIAVLDRDVPGPSGDEIAERIVGSGSGMPILMLTAADRLDDKASGFGLGADDYLTKPFELRELVLRLRALDRRRARNRPPVREIAGLRLDPFRREVYRHGRYVALTRKQFAVLEVLVAAEGDVVSAEEILERAWDENADPFTNAVRITVSALRKRLGEPWIIATVPGVGYRIDTQPENGHNGYNGHEGGDRG, from the coding sequence ATGCGTGTGCTGATCGTCGAGGACGAGCCCTTTCTGGCGGAAGCCATCCGCGACGGCCTGCGCCTGGAGGCGATCGCGGCCGACATCGCAGGTGACGGCCACACCGCTCTGGAACTGCTGGACGTCAACGCCTACGACATCGCCGTGCTCGACCGCGACGTCCCCGGACCGTCCGGTGACGAGATCGCCGAACGCATCGTCGGCTCCGGCAGCGGCATGCCGATCCTGATGCTCACCGCAGCCGACCGGCTGGACGACAAGGCCTCCGGGTTCGGACTCGGCGCCGACGACTACCTCACCAAGCCGTTCGAGCTCCGGGAGCTGGTGCTCAGGCTCAGAGCGCTCGACCGCAGGCGTGCGCGCAACAGGCCGCCGGTGCGGGAGATCGCCGGCCTGCGGCTGGATCCGTTCCGGAGAGAGGTCTACCGGCACGGCCGCTATGTCGCGCTCACCCGGAAGCAGTTCGCCGTACTCGAAGTCCTGGTCGCCGCCGAGGGCGATGTCGTCAGCGCCGAGGAAATCCTGGAGCGCGCCTGGGACGAGAACGCCGACCCCTTCACCAACGCCGTCCGCATCACCGTCTCGGCCCTGCGCAAACGCCTCGGCGAACCCTGGATCATCGCCACCGTGCCGGGCGTCGGCTACCGCATCGACACCCAACCGGAGAACGGACACAACGGATACAACGGACACGAGGGAGGGGACCGTGGATAG